In Cydia splendana chromosome 3, ilCydSple1.2, whole genome shotgun sequence, one DNA window encodes the following:
- the LOC134806484 gene encoding uncharacterized protein LOC134806484 — translation MADDDVKRLRAARGQLKAALTRMMAFKAAAESASSSVDADPLLYQQKKDRLEKIFEEYKELNLEILLLDPADQERVEDFEDKYDVLRSFYAGIINAALGEAAPLMSPQRSFASPGGCNASPFRLPPINLKVFTGESNELLPWSRWESARPLGDALV, via the exons ATGGCGGACGATGATGTTAAGAGACTGCGAGCGGCCAGGGGGCAATTAAAAGCTGCTTTAACAAGGATGATGGCGTTTAAAGCGGCAGCTGAATCGGCTTCTTCTAGCGTAGATGCGGACCCTTTGCTTTATCAGCAAAAGAAGGATAGGTTGGAGAAGATCTTTGAGGAGTATAAGGAGCTCAACCTCGAAATCCTGTTACTGGATCCAGCTGATCAAGAGCGGGTAGAAGATTTCGAAGACAAGTACGATGTACTGCGCTCCTTTTATGCGGGCATAATCAATGCAGCGTTGGGCGAGGCTGCGCCGCTCATGTCACCGCAGCGATCTTTCGCGTCCCCCGGGGGATGTAACGCGTCGCCATTCAGGCTGCCACCTATTAATTTGAAGGTGTTTACTGGTGAG AGCAACGAGCTGCTGCCTTGGAGTCGCTGGGAGAGCGCACGCCCACTGGGCGACGCTCTAGTTTAA